The following proteins are encoded in a genomic region of Galbibacter sp. BG1:
- a CDS encoding glycosyltransferase family 4 protein, whose product MKLLFITDNFIPETNAPATRTYEHCKEWAKKGMEVTVITCAPNFPKGKVFEGYRNKIYQKEKIDGINVIRVWTYITANEGSAKRIIDYASFMLSSFIAGLFIKTDLIIATSPQFFTVISGRWLSFWKRKKWVMEVRDIWPESIKAVGAMKDSLVIHFFEYLEKKMYVSASKIVVVTDSFKRYLIHQHKVSESKIEVVKNGIIKSNFLPSEKNSNLLKKLNLENKFVVGYIGTHGMAHALDFILASAAKINNKTLHFLLVGDGAKKAELLRLKEELKLQNVTMIDNVPKEQVVEYISILDIGLVNLKKSETFKSVIPSKIFELCAMQKPILIGVEGEAKEIVENYNVGVSFEPENFDSFQEALNYMSLSNRSYSFEKILIDFDRKFLATKMLTFLKSR is encoded by the coding sequence ATGAAATTACTTTTTATAACAGATAACTTTATTCCTGAAACGAATGCACCAGCAACAAGAACTTATGAGCATTGCAAAGAATGGGCTAAAAAAGGAATGGAGGTAACAGTAATAACTTGTGCTCCAAATTTTCCAAAAGGAAAAGTATTTGAAGGTTATAGAAACAAAATCTATCAAAAAGAAAAAATAGATGGAATAAATGTCATTAGAGTATGGACTTATATTACTGCTAACGAGGGAAGTGCTAAAAGGATTATAGACTATGCTAGTTTTATGTTGAGTTCCTTTATTGCTGGACTATTTATTAAAACTGATCTAATAATTGCTACTTCTCCGCAATTTTTTACCGTAATATCAGGAAGATGGTTGAGTTTCTGGAAAAGGAAAAAGTGGGTTATGGAGGTAAGGGATATTTGGCCTGAATCCATAAAAGCTGTAGGAGCAATGAAGGACAGTTTAGTAATTCATTTTTTTGAGTATCTTGAAAAAAAAATGTATGTGTCTGCGTCTAAAATAGTAGTAGTAACTGATTCCTTTAAAAGATATCTAATCCATCAACATAAGGTTTCGGAATCTAAAATTGAGGTTGTTAAAAATGGAATAATAAAATCAAATTTTTTACCATCAGAAAAAAATAGTAATCTTTTAAAGAAGTTAAATTTAGAAAATAAATTTGTCGTTGGATATATTGGTACACATGGAATGGCACATGCTCTAGATTTTATATTGGCTTCCGCAGCAAAAATTAACAATAAAACACTTCATTTTTTGTTAGTCGGTGACGGAGCAAAAAAGGCTGAGCTATTACGTCTAAAAGAGGAATTAAAACTTCAAAATGTTACTATGATTGATAATGTTCCAAAAGAACAAGTGGTAGAATATATTTCGATTTTGGATATAGGACTCGTGAATTTAAAAAAATCAGAAACATTTAAATCTGTAATTCCTTCAAAGATTTTTGAATTATGTGCAATGCAAAAACCAATTTTGATTGGGGTTGAAGGTGAGGCAAAAGAAATTGTTGAGAATTATAATGTTGGAGTCAGTTTTGAACCAGAAAATTTTGATAGTTTTCAAGAAGCCTTAAATTATATGTCTCTTTCAAATCGGTCGTATAGTTTTGAAAAAATACTAATTGATTTCGATAGAAAATTTTTGGCTACTAAGATGTTAACTTTTTTAAAAAGCAGATAA
- a CDS encoding MraY family glycosyltransferase, with the protein MYFLETAVLLFIGCFLLTYFTIPKIIGVVEHKKLMDNPNARSSHKKVTPTLAGVSFFYCLVFAIFFLKDKDLHNEAIYLIPGLTILFIVGLKDDLVVLSPLTKLVAQIAAVSFVLASDSFVIHSLHGFLNINEIPYFLYLLIGGFLMITIINAYNLIDGIDGLAAMVGIVILILYTTIFYMSNEYFYALLCIALNACLMAFLGYNLSSTKKIFMGDTGSLIVGFMLAMFTLKFLALKPNSYKELPFLLENAPLVAIGILIVPLFDTARVFTLRVVSKRGPFSPDRNHTHHILVDYLSLSHQQASFIIASFNFVFVVLLIVLGSTSNNLWMIIALVATCIGLAYLFYRLDYSVSNLKRKIKLKRKLEGYKAKTKQGKGRPRKLESKGK; encoded by the coding sequence ATGTATTTCCTTGAAACCGCGGTTTTATTATTTATAGGATGTTTTCTTCTAACATACTTTACAATCCCAAAAATTATTGGAGTAGTGGAGCATAAGAAGTTAATGGACAACCCAAATGCTAGAAGCTCACACAAAAAGGTAACACCTACGCTAGCAGGTGTTTCTTTTTTTTATTGCTTGGTATTTGCAATTTTCTTTTTAAAGGATAAAGATTTGCATAATGAAGCAATTTATTTAATCCCTGGTTTAACCATATTATTTATTGTCGGATTAAAGGATGATTTAGTCGTTTTATCACCCTTAACCAAGCTGGTTGCACAAATTGCAGCGGTTTCTTTCGTGCTGGCTAGTGACAGTTTTGTAATCCATTCACTTCATGGGTTTTTAAATATTAATGAAATTCCCTATTTTTTGTATTTATTAATAGGCGGTTTTCTCATGATAACCATTATCAATGCATACAATCTAATTGATGGTATAGATGGGTTGGCAGCAATGGTTGGGATTGTTATATTGATTTTATATACCACCATATTTTACATGTCTAATGAGTATTTTTATGCACTTCTGTGCATAGCTTTAAATGCTTGTCTAATGGCTTTCTTGGGATATAATTTATCTTCCACCAAGAAAATTTTTATGGGTGATACAGGTTCTCTAATTGTTGGGTTTATGTTAGCAATGTTTACGCTAAAATTCTTGGCCTTGAAACCTAATTCCTATAAAGAGCTTCCATTTCTTTTAGAAAATGCTCCCTTAGTAGCTATTGGGATCTTAATTGTTCCTTTATTTGATACCGCTCGTGTTTTTACTTTAAGGGTAGTTAGCAAGCGAGGTCCTTTTTCACCAGATAGAAATCATACGCACCATATTTTAGTTGATTACTTGAGTTTATCCCATCAGCAGGCTAGCTTTATCATAGCTAGTTTTAATTTTGTTTTTGTGGTGTTGTTAATTGTCTTAGGAAGTACTTCTAACAATTTATGGATGATTATTGCATTAGTAGCTACCTGTATTGGTCTGGCTTATCTTTTTTATCGTTTGGATTACAGCGTTAGTAATTTAAAGCGTAAGATAAAGCTTAAAAGGAAGTTGGAAGGGTATAAGGCGAAAACAAAACAAGGAAAAGGAAGACCAAGGAAGTTGGAGAGCAAAGGAAAATAG
- a CDS encoding helix-turn-helix domain-containing protein has translation MIAKNKNLKSLDQFVDEKIGKRGTEKREEFETEYDAFKLGVLIQQAREEKGLTQEQLAVLAGTNKSYISKLERNLKDIRFSTLQRIINEGLGGHLDISIRF, from the coding sequence ATGATAGCAAAGAATAAAAATTTGAAAAGCCTAGACCAATTTGTAGATGAAAAAATCGGCAAAAGAGGCACTGAAAAGCGTGAGGAATTTGAAACGGAATATGATGCTTTTAAGCTTGGCGTTTTGATACAACAAGCAAGGGAGGAGAAAGGACTTACTCAAGAACAACTAGCCGTATTGGCTGGAACAAATAAGTCGTATATTTCCAAATTAGAGAGAAATTTAAAGGACATTAGATTTTCGACCTTGCAAAGAATTATTAACGAAGGATTAGGCGGGCATTTGGACATCTCAATCCGGTTTTAA
- a CDS encoding type II toxin-antitoxin system RelE/ParE family toxin: protein MKQFYYGEAYIGHGFQKKTQKTPKDQIDKAEQIKKEYYDSKE, encoded by the coding sequence ATTAAGCAGTTCTATTATGGGGAAGCTTACATCGGTCATGGATTTCAAAAAAAGACCCAAAAAACACCAAAAGACCAGATTGATAAAGCAGAGCAAATAAAAAAGGAATATTATGATAGCAAAGAATAA